The nucleotide sequence CACTTTGATCTTCTGAGACGgacaatacacacacagtgCATCAAGATACAGACATTTGTCTCCACATCTCACTGAGAGAAGATGTGAGAAAAGTCCCTTTCAACCTATTCCTTCCATGCACTTCCCCTCACCCATCACCATCTCCTCTCACTCAGAATGGTCAACAGCCTAATATAATGACCTACATGAACACAAGTGAGATCCATAgtcatgtttggtatcatttGAACTGTCACTGTGTGTCTGGTACAATGGTCTCATTCTCACATGAAGtgaactaaaaaataaacaggtcCTAAGAGTTCAGAGATGTTTTGCTCACTGTTGAGGGTGTGCTATTTCCCAGTGTCTTTCATGCAAATTCTGTTCCCAGAAGGTGCAAACGATCAAGTCTAGGTCTTGATCAATGCAAATTCCAACTGTTAGTTCCTGTCTCCATTTCAGGGATGTCTGTCTGGGTCTGAAGTACTTAAAGAAGTGTAGCAGGAAGATCAGGGTGCTTTCTGTAGCCAGAATGAGACTATAGTCTCATGTGTGTTGACACACTCCGTACCGTGTATTATTCTCAAGACAGGTATGCATCTTACTCCTAGATTCATCTTGGAGATGTCTTGTATTGATTTGATGTCTTTGAACTGGCTGTATAATTggcataataaaaatatttacctgACTGACAATAAACTGCTACATTTGATTGTACTCTGAAATGATTTTCTCAAGTAGATTAAGTACATACTAGATCTCAGGTTAGATGGAGCATGGGGCACATCAGGTGAGATTCTACATCTCTGACATATTGACTTTAGTTAAGTTGTTATGCAGCTGCATTAACTATGGGGGGCTAGACAAAATACTATTGGAGTACTAGCATGATTTAGGCATGTTTCATATTTCATAACCTCTGGTTATTGTCTCAGCTTTATTCAAGTTGTTATATAGTTAGACTAACTATAGGGGGCTAGATAAAACACGATTGAAGTATTAGCATACTTCACAGTGCTAGCCATAACCTCTGATTTAGTTTGAGCTTTAACTAAGTTGTTACATAGGTGACTGTGGGGGGCTAAACAGAACCactatttaaaacatgacaagCATGAGGCGGTCTATGAAATAGCCATGACCTCTGACTACGATCAGACTGGAGGGTTTGTGATCGTGGGGCCCGTGTAAATCGCCGACATGAGGCACCCTGAGCGACATAGATTCCTAATGAGAGAGTAAATATAAAGTAGAGAGTTAAACAGAATAAGCAAATGTTagaataataacaattacaaatgGAGAAACAACCAATTCGTATGACAATCTAAATCTGAGGTCATGATAAAATGGAGTCAGATTGAATTTAACTTCACTGAAATAACAATGAAAGACCCAGCATGCAAGAAACCTTCATCCACCACTGGATACCTCCACTGAGCCAACTGGGTGGACCTTGCAGTATATAATGTGACAGGCTACCGCTAGCAAGTggctaaccatgtccctttagtggctctGTAGAACGCGTTGCTCATTTTCCATCCCTTTCCGAATACTTCCCATAATCCGAATACTTCCCAGTAACTGTGCTGCTTGAGCTATGAACTAATTCAGACGCTTCAATCAAATTTGATGAACTGGTTCAAAATAATGATTCGTTCATGATCCAGACATCACTGTAGAACATCTGTCTGAGGCtctgcattacagaaataatgttgtaaataatgttcagctTCTTGCACAGATCGATTGATTCACTTCATGAGACCTCAATACATCATCAGCAGCCATGGGATTTAATTCTGTGTTGCTTTTTGTGACTCTCACAGCACTGGTAGCCACTGGCTTGCTTTTTGTGAATCACTAAGGAGCACGGTTccagcaaaaaaagaaaaagaaaaaaacctttACTACTGAACAAAGACAGTCACCTAAATCTAGAACGGCCTGAGAGGAGTACATCAACAGCTAATgttcattttcgggtgaactattgcTTCAACTTGAGCCGAGCGACAGACGCTGAGCTTAGTCGCGCTGTGAGAGTCTGCGCTGTACCTGATCTCAGTGATGGTGGCTGTGTAGACGGCTCCAAACTCCAGCTGCTGCTCCTGCTGCGGGACAGAACACAAGCGTCAGAGTCTCGTCACGACACATCATCAGAGCAGCCGTTCAAGCGCACATACGTCATCTCTGCAGACGTCCCGGATGAACTCCTGCGCCTCGTTCATGGCGCCGGGCGTCGGCGCAAACACGGAGAACGTCTCCTCGTCCACCTGACTGATGGTCACACCTGCCGAGAGGAAGAGCGGAGCTTCGTCAGCTGatgctttcacacacacacacacacgcttcaATCACACGACAGACGTCACCTGTCTGAGCCTGCAGTCTGCGCAGATTGAATCCTCCCGGACCGACAAACAGAGCTCTTCTAGATAAAGGCACTTTGACGTTTTCTGTGGAAACGAGTTTACATCAggatcagaaaaataaaacagcaccaAAACGGCATGAGGAGGAATTCACCGTACCAACGACAGGGCCGTTCTCCTTCCTGGAGCTCCTGGGTTTGGAGATGCACTTATTCATGATGCCTAAAATCTCTCTTTTGGCCACTAAAAGGAAATGCAGCACATGTCAAACAGCTGTCGTGTACGTGGCACATTGCTCGAGGAGTGACGAGTACCTGTGGCCTGCTGTATGGCCTCCATCACGATCTTCAGAGGAAGCCCTGGGACTTTAATATCAGCCTGTAGGAAACAAACATCAGTGATCACGGATCACACCAGACGTGACGCGGACGCAGCGCGGGAGCACGTGTGTTACCTGCAGTGCCGTGATCCCTTTACTGCTGCCCGCCATCTTGAAGTCCATGTCTCCATTGTAGTCCTCGATTCCCTTGATTAGAGAACAGAGGAATGAAGGCACGGCTCAGATAACAGACGCTCGCAGAACACATGCTGGAGCACCTACCAGAATATCGGTCAGGAGTCTGTAGTCCTGGATCTCTGACGCTTTCTCGGGATTGGCTTTAGATATGAGGCCGATGGCGACGCCGGCTACAGCGGAGGAGATGGGCACAcctgaacaaacacacagaacacCTGCTCAGCGATCACACGGGTCCATGAGCCGAACCTAGAAGAGGCTTTTTTTTAGACATTAGGTTTATTAACAAACTAGAATGGTGGATAATGTTCACAGATAATCTGAAAAAACTGGATTTACTCTTCTTCAAGCTTAAAGGAAGGATTCAGAAAAAAGACAAGTCTGGACACTGCATTCAGCAGATACTGATTTTGCtcatattttttctgaagaatagacatgtatagtgatgaaagagctataatattaaatgtcatggatgaatatttactgagcaatccactattttgtagagggaggataaaatggcaattttcacctgataTTCAGAGACAAATTACAAGGGGTTAAATATGACTTCAAAAGACAGCAGCATCATAACGTTGtctttacacagagattggtagatctgttagtaaaatctgttgactttagcaatctttgctGCAATATGCGCCAATGGTGACCATCCAAAAAATGggaagaagtattaaagatttcTTAATGTCCTTTTAGATAtagtcttaacaaactttccttttggcatcttcattttaAGGCCCTGTATGTTTCGGTttcagagatattggaatttcagtatggctccaggagtaaatcgtTAAAATGCACACATTTTAGTGGACAAAAAACCAATGTGGGCcagtttgcaaaaatatgatatttcttttcttttaaagaggaatgtgtgtagaacaaataatgttgaaactagagatgTGTCTCATTTCCTTCTGTCAAAACCACTGCGTTGAACAGACcagtctgagtgccataaatattctttatcCACAGTTTGTGTGCCTGTAACTCAAGtagtattaaagatatcacaATATGATTTCAGATTCTAGTTCtcaaagggatggttcacccaaaacgAAAATGAGCTGTTTATCTGCCTACTCCCAGGgcttccaagatgtagatgacttCGTTTTTTCATtagaacacaaacgaagattttCAACTCAAACtgctgcagtctgtcagtcatataatggcagtcaatgggatccacggctttgagagtcaaaaaaaaaacatacgcagacaaaaccaaatgaaACCCTGCGGCTCGTGACGATACACTGAGGTGCACAGACCGACTGTTTCGTGTCTCAACACCTCAACGTATCGTCACGAGCCGCAGGGTTTCATTTGGTTTTGTCTACGCATGCTGCTCTCAAAGCTGAGGATCCCCTtgactcattttcatttttgggtgaattatcactttaataaacttttcttttggaatcttcaTTTACATGGCCCTATAATATTCAGACCCAGAGATACGGGGATCTCAATGAGGCTCATTTTTCAGATTGAATGGTTGaatattacccattttcagtgactgaaaaacaaatgttggtcactttaCATACAGCTGATTACTGACTGATTACATCTAATACTGATCGTATTCCAAGTGAAATATCTGAAGAATAAGTAATGCTTAAACTAGAAATTAATCTTGTTTCCCTTTATCAAAACAATTGTATAGCACATACCTGTTTGAGTgtagtaaatattattttttccaaaatttgcatgtctgtaatataattttagattttggtTCCTAAGAAGCTTTTTTGGGGGgggaatcttcatttttaaggccctgtatggTTTCATCTCAGAGACATTGAGATCTCAGTGCAGCTCCATGTCCAAATTTAGTGTCCTACCCATTTTCAATTAAACTCTTGATAGCTTCAGAAgctgttaaaatgaacaaaatgaatcaaatataGAATCCTATGAACAGACTACAGAGAGCAAAATAATGTGCCTCAACTTGACCATTTCAGTGCATTTGTAGCACTCAGACAGGTGTGTCCTATACATATTGTTTTGCTAGAagggaaacaagatacaattctacaatttcaacattattttattcttcagacattgtcctttaaattaaataagtattggctacacacaaaatgaccaacatttggttttcaacaATCTGAACATTGAGCCTCAATGatctctgggactgaatgatgtagagccttaaaaattaagattccaaaagaaaagttaatgaagaaccagaatctaaaatcatattgcaatATCTTTAATGCTTCTTTAGTTATAGGTacgcaaactttggaaaaataatatttatggcactctggtctgttcaatgcagttgtttgatgcattcctctttaaaagaaaagtatcATATATCTGCAAattgacccacatttggtttttgaccactgaaaatgtgcacAATTTAACGATTTAGTGCTGGAGCCATACTGAAATCCCAATATCTCTGGAAATAAAccatacagggccttaaaaatgaagatggcaaaaagaaagtttgttaagaccccaTATCTAAAAgagcattaaaatatatttaaaatgtcttaagacacagacatgcaaactttggagtaaaaacatttttgaatggtcaccactGGCACAGAACGCACCAAAGATTACTAAAGggaacagattttactaacagaactaccaatctctgtgtgaAAATAACATGATGCTGTCGTCTTTCTGAAGTTATTTTTAccccctgtaacttgactctgaatctaaggtgaaaattgccattttaacctccctctacaaaatagtggattactcagtaaatattcatccacgacatgtaatattttggcttttttcatcactttacatgtctatctttcttcaaaCATTTGAGCCGGGGAAGTTTCTGAAATTCGGTTGAGTTAATACAGAATGAACCAGCTGTGTTCTTGTGTGCTGCTCTTTATGAAGTTTTCTGTCATTCCTACTCTATATCAAGCTGCCTGCGCAGATCAATGCAGACTGTCTTGGTGTTAAAGCGCACTACCGTAAGGCCGGACATAAACGAGGTAATTAATTGGCTTGTTTGATCAAACAACACGGGGCGGCAGTAGGACCGAACTGCTGTTATACGATCGTACCTGCATCCATGAGCGCTAAACTGCCGCCACACACCGACGCCATAGAGGACGATCCTGTCAACAGACAGAACAAAGACACAACGTGAACTCAGGAAACTCTCATCAGTCGACTGAGAAGAGCGTGTGTCGCGCCGCACCGTTGGACTCCAGCACTTCAGACGTGACGCGGATGGTGAAGGGGAAATCCGCAGGGATGACCGGCCTCAGCGCTTTCTCTGCCAGCGCTCctaaaaatcacacacatacatgagACATAGCTGAGACTCAGAAGAGATGGAAGTGAACACCTTACAGAGGAACCAGACTCACCGTGACCCAGCTCTCGGCGGTTCGTTCCTCCCACCTTCCCGATCTCATTGGTCGCGTACGGAGGAAACTAAAAGAAATGCTCAGTGAATGAAGGTGAACTTTAGAATCTGAGCTAAACATGCTGATTACAGCGTCACTCACTTCATAGTGCAGCATGAAGTTCTTGTCTTTGATTCCactggaggaaaacaaacatCACAACACATCAGTCAGCATTTACAGCTCAGTTCACTTCCACACTGATGAACCTGTCAGTAAAATCAGAGGAAAACCTTGTGACTGAGTGTGTATGGAGGACAGGTTACTGACCTGAGCGCTGTGGTTATCACGTCTGTCTTCATACTGGACTCCAGAGAGTCAAACGTGACGGAGCACAGCACctgcacacacattcacaccCGACCAGGTGTCCAGCACAATATTTGAGAATCATTTACGGTTTCAAACGAACATCAGACACTGCACATGAACCAGACGACAACACTGCATAAACCAgatgaaaaatgacaaacaagtCCGATGTGCTTTTCATCAAAACGACACTGAACGTCTCCAGATCACAGCTCAAACTACATGATCTACTACATTTGTGTGCTGACCTGCGTCTGACCCCTCTGAAAGAGAGCCGAGCCGTGGAGCGGCTTAAAGACGTCCGCCTCACAGGAGATGTTTCGTAACGACGTGAGATCTCTGCCGTCACACCTGCCGCACGACACAACACGTGTGCGTTACTACACTGATGAACACAGACGTCAGAGCGCATGTAAAGACTGTGAATTACCGCCTGTATTCATTGAGAACCAGATTTCTGAAGATCTCTTTGGAGACGCTGTTGAAGGCCTCCACCACCTCGAACGACTCCGACTGCGGAAACTTCTCTAGAGACGTCAGAGAGCATCGCCATTACACACAGCAAACACACAATCATAACGGCTGATGAACGAGTGTGTCCGTCACGCACCTCTGATGTGCTCCTCTGCCTCCAGACGGATCTTATTAATCGCTTCATCTCTGGAGACCtgaggaaacacacacactcaaatgaAAATACGCTCATCCTCAGACCATTccagattaggatgagtttgtttgttcatcagatttgtagaaatgtgtcattccatcactgtctcaccaacggatcctctgcagtgaatgggtgccgtcagaatgagagcacccattcactgcagaggatctgttgGTTCATTTTTGGTCCTGCTCATGTAACAGCATGTGAGATCAGACACAGGGTGCCGGTGTGATGCTGACACTCACCTTGTCATGTGTGAAGTCTGTAAATACAGCATAGATCTTTTCAGACGCCAACCTGAGGAGAAAACAgccaattacacacacacacagagtcattAGGAACATTAACAGCACAGCATTATGAGTCAATgtcatattttacataaacaattaacgtaaataaatgtcatttctttTAAGTCTCATTGGTGGTTTTGGTGAATGTGAGATGTTTGGTGAGTCTCACTGTCGTGTGTAGTCCACCATCTCGGCGGCGGCGGTGAAGAGTTTGGCAGGAGTGCGTTTGGTGACCTTCATCTCTCTGCTCATCTGCTGGATGGCCTGTATGATCTGCTGCGTGTGCTTGACGCCGACCTTCACCGCGTGACTGAAGTCCTGCTGCAGGACGTTCTCTGCCGCCGCCTCCATCatcactgcacacacacacacacacacacacacacgtgtcaCACAGTGAGTGTCAGAGCAGGGCATGATGGGTAAAACTGAGCGCTGTTGAACTCTCACCCACCCACTTGGCTGGACGGGGCTCCGGCGATCACCAGGTTCAGCTTGCTGCCGCTCATCTCCGCGCGCGTGGGGTTGATGATGAACTCTCCGTCCACGAGGCCGACGCGCACCGCACCTGACACGAGCCACAGTGAGCGTcgtcttacacaaacacatcacacACACTCTCTGCATTCATAACAGCACGAATGTGAGCGCTGCACTCACCGATGGGGCCGTTCCAGGGGATATCAGACAGAGCCAGAGCCGCAGACGCTGAGAAACGATCGACAGACATCagacatgaacacacacagacCGCACATGTGTAATAGTGCGGAGCCGCTCATACCTCCATTGATGGCCAGAACGTCAGGGTCATTGACTCCATCAGCAGCTAAAATGTTACACAGCACcttcagcacaaacacacgTGTGAGTCCAGAAAGGCATTGTACATTTCCAAAAACATCCATCCACAAAATTTAcacttgtgaccctggaccacaaaaccagccttaaataaaatttacaaacactgtatgtcaaaattatgtaattttcttttatgctaaaaaaataagagggatcatacaaaatgcatgttgtttatttagtactgacctcaataagacatttcacataaaagatgtttacatatagtccacaaaagaaaataataatagctcTCTTGTGgcctatatgtaaatgtcttatgtgaaacatcttattcaggtcagtactaaataaaaaataacatacattttgtatgattcctcttattttggtaaaataattaacattttgcagattctgaaagggggatgtaaacttttgacctcaactgtaagtaaagattatgttcaatgaagatattttgtaaatttcctaccgtaaataaacaaaacataatttttgattagtgatgtgcattgataagaactttaagaatgatttttagaacgattttctcaatactttGATTTTTTCACACCTTCacattccagatattcaaatagttgtaccccg is from Labeo rohita strain BAU-BD-2019 chromosome 13, IGBB_LRoh.1.0, whole genome shotgun sequence and encodes:
- the LOC127175548 gene encoding polyribonucleotide nucleotidyltransferase 1, mitochondrial isoform X1, with translation MRVMMMWRCVMKARLGWVRFAAVRGFHERTVAVSLADRRLEISTGKLARFADGCAVVRLGETSVMVTAVSKTRPAAAQFMPLVVDYRQKAAAAGRIPTNYLRRELGITDSEILTSRLIDRSIRPLFPAGYFYDTQVLCNILAADGVNDPDVLAINGASAALALSDIPWNGPIGAVRVGLVDGEFIINPTRAEMSGSKLNLVIAGAPSSQVVMMEAAAENVLQQDFSHAVKVGVKHTQQIIQAIQQMSREMKVTKRTPAKLFTAAAEMVDYTRQLASEKIYAVFTDFTHDKVSRDEAINKIRLEAEEHIREKFPQSESFEVVEAFNSVSKEIFRNLVLNEYRRCDGRDLTSLRNISCEADVFKPLHGSALFQRGQTQVLCSVTFDSLESSMKTDVITTALSGIKDKNFMLHYEFPPYATNEIGKVGGTNRRELGHGALAEKALRPVIPADFPFTIRVTSEVLESNGSSSMASVCGGSLALMDAGVPISSAVAGVAIGLISKANPEKASEIQDYRLLTDILGIEDYNGDMDFKMAGSSKGITALQADIKVPGLPLKIVMEAIQQATVAKREILGIMNKCISKPRSSRKENGPVVENVKVPLSRRALFVGPGGFNLRRLQAQTGVTISQVDEETFSVFAPTPGAMNEAQEFIRDVCRDDQEQQLEFGAVYTATITEIRDIGVMVKLYPNMSPVLLHNSQLDHKRIKHPSALGLEVGQQIQVKYFGRDPTDGRMRLSRKVLQSPAAAVVKSLSDRHSVSIGASGEQITDS
- the LOC127175548 gene encoding polyribonucleotide nucleotidyltransferase 1, mitochondrial isoform X2 translates to MRVMMMWRCVMKARLGWVRFAAVRGFHERTVAVSLADRRLEISTGKLARFADGCAVVRLGETSVMVTAVSKTRPAAAQFMPLVVDYRQKAAAAGRIPTNYLRRELGITDSEILTSRLIDRSIRPLFPAGYFYDTQVLCNILAADGVNDPDVLAINGASAALALSDIPWNGPIGAVRVGLVDGEFIINPTRAEMSGSKLNLVIAGAPSSQVVMMEAAAENVLQQDFSHAVKVGVKHTQQIIQAIQQMSREMKVTKRTPAKLFTAAAEMVDYTRQLASEKIYAVFTDFTHDKVSRDEAINKIRLEAEEHIREKFPQSESFEVVEAFNSVSKEIFRNLVLNEYRRCDGRDLTSLRNISCEADVFKPLHGSALFQRGQTQVLCSVTFDSLESSMKTDVITTALSGIKDKNFMLHYEFPPYATNEIGKVGGTNRRELGHGALAEKALRPVIPADFPFTIRVTSEVLESNGSSSMASVCGGSLALMDAGVPISSAVAGVAIGLISKANPEKASEIQDYRLLTDILGIEDYNGDMDFKMAGSSKGITALQADIKVPGLPLKIVMEAIQQATVAKREILGIMNKCISKPRSSRKENGPVVENVKVPLSRRALFVGPGGFNLRRLQAQTGVTISQVDEETFSVFAPTPGAMNEAQEFIRDVCRDDEQQLEFGAVYTATITEIRDIGVMVKLYPNMSPVLLHNSQLDHKRIKHPSALGLEVGQQIQVKYFGRDPTDGRMRLSRKVLQSPAAAVVKSLSDRHSVSIGASGEQITDS